One window of Mycoplasma cottewii genomic DNA carries:
- the polA gene encoding DNA polymerase I has translation MKKILIIDGNSLLFRAYYATAYSSSPIMRTTSGTPTNAVYSFINMMLSVLNSRGPYDCLFIAFDKGKKTFRHEMLKDYKAGRQKTPEELIKQLPIIREFLTSANICWFERDDVEADDIVGTIAKVAEQKFDEVSVEILSSDKDMYQLISNKTVCVVPKQGIVNPDVINEQELFKLWEVLPKQVPDLKAIMGDSSDNLKGVNGIGHKGASKLINTYGSLENIYNNINEIKGATKTKLENDQDSAFLCKRLATIKTDVNIEELEFDPINLDPKNIKRFLTKYEMFSLMNKFDFICDLNKENETKEEKPNITILKKWSKEYSDEKNYIYVESLEENYHLDNMIGIGISNSKGNFYIDFKKQVQQLSIFDDLVDGLIDAELEKFLKDDKLEKITYDIKKTTYLLKNHGYDVYVTDFSFDFMVACYSLNAFAKSELEHQIKMIDLKIYLESKEDIFGKGVKKNPNIDLDKKSEYITKKAIILKNNFDKLIDQLKQTNTLDLYYKLDHLLIEVLYVAERQGIYIDKKELKTQTQNILVKLQNIENDMKEILNDIIDDDFNFASPKQVQELLFDKLNLPNLDKNATSKDVLEKLQAYHPIVNLLIEHRKFHKLYTTYLKGFEKFIYDDNKIHTIFNHTLTNTGRLSSAYPNIQNISIQDEDQKQVRKIFTTSSDKTFLSFDYSQIELRVLAQMSKEQVLIDTFNANKDIHDQAARLIFNISKDQKVSPEQRRMAKVFNFGILYGLTDYGLANDLNVDVKTAKQMIEDYYKSFPGLLQFKQDQISKAKENKYSSTLTNRKRHLLELESKQYLVRKFGERIAVNMPIQGTASDILKVAMISIFKELKSNNLKTIMIGQIHDEIILEVPLNELDQVKQIVVDKMSSALVDMIKWLNIDDEAIINLEVSQSQANTWYGLK, from the coding sequence ATGAAAAAAATATTAATAATAGACGGTAACTCATTATTATTTAGAGCATATTATGCAACGGCATATTCATCAAGTCCAATTATGAGAACAACAAGTGGAACACCTACAAATGCAGTTTATTCTTTTATAAATATGATGTTATCTGTTTTAAACTCGCGAGGTCCTTATGATTGTTTATTTATCGCTTTTGATAAAGGTAAAAAAACTTTCAGACATGAAATGTTAAAAGATTATAAAGCAGGAAGACAAAAAACACCTGAAGAGTTAATAAAACAATTACCAATAATTAGAGAGTTTTTAACTTCTGCAAACATTTGTTGATTTGAAAGAGATGATGTTGAAGCCGATGATATAGTTGGAACTATTGCAAAAGTTGCTGAACAAAAATTTGATGAAGTTAGTGTTGAAATATTAAGTAGTGATAAAGATATGTATCAACTAATTAGTAATAAAACTGTGTGTGTTGTACCAAAACAAGGTATTGTAAATCCAGATGTAATTAATGAACAAGAACTATTTAAATTATGAGAAGTTTTACCAAAACAAGTTCCAGATTTAAAAGCTATTATGGGAGATAGTTCAGATAATTTAAAAGGTGTTAATGGAATTGGTCATAAAGGAGCAAGCAAACTAATAAATACATACGGTAGTTTAGAAAATATTTATAATAATATAAATGAAATTAAAGGAGCAACAAAAACTAAATTAGAAAACGATCAAGATTCAGCTTTTTTATGCAAGAGATTAGCAACAATTAAAACTGATGTTAATATTGAAGAGCTTGAATTTGATCCAATAAATTTAGATCCAAAAAATATTAAAAGATTCTTAACTAAATATGAAATGTTTTCTTTAATGAATAAATTCGATTTTATTTGTGATCTTAATAAAGAAAATGAAACTAAAGAAGAAAAACCTAATATCACTATTTTAAAAAAATGATCTAAAGAATATAGTGATGAGAAAAATTATATTTATGTTGAATCACTAGAAGAAAACTATCATTTAGATAATATGATTGGAATTGGTATTTCTAATAGTAAAGGAAATTTTTATATTGATTTTAAAAAACAAGTTCAACAATTGAGTATTTTTGATGATCTAGTTGATGGTTTAATTGATGCTGAATTAGAAAAATTCTTAAAAGATGATAAGTTAGAAAAAATCACATATGATATTAAAAAAACAACTTATTTATTAAAAAATCATGGTTATGATGTTTATGTAACTGATTTTAGTTTTGATTTTATGGTTGCTTGTTATTCATTAAATGCTTTTGCTAAATCAGAATTAGAACATCAAATTAAAATGATCGATCTAAAAATATATTTAGAAAGTAAAGAAGATATTTTCGGAAAAGGTGTTAAGAAAAATCCAAATATTGATTTAGACAAAAAATCTGAATATATTACTAAAAAAGCGATTATTTTAAAAAATAATTTCGATAAATTAATCGATCAATTAAAACAAACTAATACATTAGATCTTTACTACAAATTAGATCATTTATTAATTGAAGTATTATATGTTGCTGAACGTCAAGGAATTTATATTGATAAAAAAGAATTAAAAACTCAAACTCAAAACATTTTAGTTAAACTTCAAAACATTGAAAATGATATGAAAGAAATTTTAAATGACATTATAGATGATGATTTTAATTTTGCTTCTCCAAAACAAGTTCAAGAATTATTATTTGATAAACTTAATCTTCCAAACCTAGATAAAAATGCTACATCAAAAGATGTTTTAGAAAAATTACAAGCTTATCATCCTATTGTTAATCTATTAATTGAACATAGAAAATTTCACAAATTATATACAACCTATTTAAAAGGTTTTGAAAAATTTATTTATGATGATAATAAGATTCACACAATTTTTAATCATACTTTAACAAATACTGGAAGATTAAGTTCAGCTTATCCTAATATTCAAAATATTTCTATTCAAGATGAAGATCAAAAACAAGTAAGAAAAATATTTACAACTTCAAGTGATAAAACATTTTTAAGCTTTGATTATTCTCAAATTGAACTAAGAGTTTTAGCTCAAATGTCAAAAGAACAAGTTTTAATTGATACTTTTAATGCTAATAAAGATATTCACGATCAAGCTGCTAGATTAATTTTTAATATATCAAAAGATCAAAAAGTATCACCTGAACAAAGAAGAATGGCTAAAGTATTTAATTTTGGTATTTTATATGGTTTAACTGATTATGGTTTAGCAAATGATTTAAATGTTGATGTTAAAACTGCAAAACAAATGATAGAAGACTACTATAAGTCATTTCCTGGATTATTACAATTTAAACAAGATCAAATTTCAAAAGCAAAAGAAAATAAATACTCTTCAACATTAACAAATAGAAAAAGACATCTTTTAGAATTAGAATCTAAACAATATTTAGTTAGAAAATTTGGAGAAAGAATTGCTGTTAATATGCCAATTCAAGGAACGGCTTCAGATATTTTAAAAGTAGCTATGATATCTATTTTTAAAGAATTAAAATCAAATAATTTAAAAACTATTATGATCGGTCAAATTCACGATGAAATCATTTTAGAAGTTCCTTTAAATGAATTAGATCAAGTTAAACAAATTGTAGTTGATAAAATGAGTTCAGCTTTAGTTGATATGATTAAATGATTAAATATTGATGATGAAGCGATTATTAATTTAGAAGTTTCACAATCTCAAGCAAATACTTGATATGGATTAAAATAG
- the mutM gene encoding DNA-formamidopyrimidine glycosylase yields MPELPEVSTVVKVIKPKITNKIIKDANIFSEKIIKTKSAFDFKNLVKNQKINKVFNKAKYIVIQLDDYVIISHLRMTGKWVVEQQNNYSYKQSWLRAEILLDDDMLFRFYDARGFGTLDIYNKDNYLVESKLDKLGPVPLNGQTTVEYLYSKTKNSNKAIKTLLLDQNIIAGLGNIYVNEVLFLSKILPDKTSKLLSKEQIKDIIYNAEQVLQKAIEMNGTTINDFESLPGVKGQYQNELKVHLQNNKNCKVCGSKILKIQVNQRGTYYCNNCQK; encoded by the coding sequence ATGCCAGAATTACCAGAAGTTAGTACAGTTGTAAAAGTTATCAAACCAAAAATTACAAACAAAATAATTAAAGATGCAAACATATTTTCAGAAAAAATTATCAAAACTAAATCAGCATTTGATTTTAAAAATCTAGTTAAAAATCAAAAAATAAATAAAGTTTTTAATAAAGCAAAATATATCGTTATCCAACTAGATGATTATGTAATTATTTCTCATTTAAGAATGACTGGAAAATGAGTAGTTGAACAACAAAACAATTATAGTTATAAACAATCTTGATTAAGAGCTGAAATTTTATTAGATGATGATATGCTCTTTAGATTTTATGATGCTAGAGGTTTTGGAACTTTAGATATTTATAATAAAGATAATTATTTAGTTGAATCTAAATTAGATAAACTAGGACCAGTTCCATTAAATGGACAAACAACTGTTGAGTATTTATATTCAAAAACAAAAAATAGTAATAAAGCAATTAAAACTTTATTATTAGATCAAAATATAATTGCGGGATTAGGTAATATTTATGTAAATGAAGTTTTATTTTTATCAAAAATTCTACCAGATAAAACTTCTAAGTTATTATCAAAAGAACAAATAAAAGATATAATATACAATGCTGAACAAGTTTTACAAAAAGCTATTGAAATGAATGGAACTACAATTAATGATTTTGAATCTTTACCAGGAGTTAAAGGTCAATATCAAAACGAATTAAAAGTACATTTACAAAATAATAAAAATTGCAAAGTATGTGGATCAAAAATTTTAAAAATTCAAGTAAATCAAAGAGGAACATACTATTGTAATAACTGTCAAAAATAA